The genomic interval GTCCAAGTAAGTCATCACGCTTACCTTTAATTGCTGCATCAGTTAACACACGTGTAGTTTCCTGGAACGAAGCAGCTGATAAGAAACTTTCTGTTTCAAGAGAAGCTTTCGTAATACCAAGTAATACCGGTTTAGCTGTTGCTGGGTGTTTTCTTTCTTTAAACACTTTTCTGTTTGCATCTGTAAATGTATGAATATCTACCAATGCACCTGGTAATAGATTCGTATCTCCTGCTTCGATAATACGTACTTTACGTAACATTTGACGTACCATTACTTCAACGTGTTTATCAGAAATTTCTACCCCCTGCATACGGTAAACTTTCTGTACTTCTTTAAGTAAGTAACTTTGTGTTGCATTTAAACCTGCAATTGCAAGTAATTCTTTAGGCTCGATAGAACCTTCAGTCAGTACTTCACCACGTGCAATTTTCTGACCGATTTCAACCTTAAGTCTTGCGTTACCTGGTGCTAAGTACGTACGTACTTCGTTTTCACCTTTAACTTTAATTTCCTGCATACGATCTTTTACGACATTGATGTCGATAATTTCACCGTTAATTTCAGAAATTACTGCCTGACCTTTCGGATTACGCGCTTCGAATAACTCCTGAATACGCGGTAAACCTTGAGTGATATCGGCACCTGCTACCCCACCTGTATGGAATGTACGCATTGTAAGCTGCGTACCAGGTTCACCGATAGATTGTGCAGCGATTGTACCAACTGCTTCACCCACTTCAACTTTTTCACCTGTTGCAAGGTTTTTACCATAACACTTCTCACATACACCGTGACGTGTGTTACATGTAAATGCTGAACGGATATGCATTTCTTCAATACCTGCATCAACAATTAATTTCGCGATTTCTGGCGTAATTAATTCGTTTGATTTCACAAGTATTTCTTTCGTTTCAGGGTGTCTTACTGTTTCTCTTGAATAGCGACCTTCAAGACGCTCAATGAATGGTTCAATAAGTTCTGAACCTTCACGGATAGCTGATACAAGTAATCCACGGTCTGTACCACAATCAGGTTCACGCACGATAACATCTTGTGCTACGTCAACAAGACGACGTGTTAAGTAACCTGAATCGGCTGTTTTAAGTGCTGTATCGGCAAGACCCTTACGCGCGCCGTGTGTTGAAATGAAGTACTCTAATACCGTTAAACCTTCACGGAATGATGATTTGATCGGTAACTCGATGATACGTCCAGATGGGTTGGCCATCAGACCACGCATACCTGCTAACTGTGTAAAGTTAGATGCGTTACCACGGGCACCAGAGTCACTCATCATGAAGATTGGGTTTAAGTCATCTAAAGAGTTCATTAGTTTCGCTTGAATATCATCTTTCGCTTTCGTCCAGATTTCGATAACACGTGCGTAACGTTCACTTTCAGTAATTAAACCACGTGTGAATTGTTTCGTCACTTGATCTACTTTCTCTTCTGCTGCATCGATGATTTCCTGTTTATCTGGTAATACCACGATATCAGATACACCAACTGTAATACCTGCACGTGATGAATATTTAAATCCTAAATCTTTCATTCTGTCTAACATCATTGAAGTATCAGTGATATGGAACTTATTGAATACTTCGGCAATAATTTGTCCTAAGAACTTCTTATTAAATGGTTTCACAAGTGGTGTTTCATTTAATAATTTAAGTAGTCCTTCTTCAGTAATGTCAGTTGCATTAATGAAATATTTATCCGGCGTTCTTTGTTCTAAGTTAGATAAAGATGGTTCATTGATATATGGGAATGATTCCGGCATAATCTCGTTGAAAATTACTTTACCTACTGAAGTTAACAATAACTGATTGTTTTGCGTTTCAGTAAATGTAGGATTATTAAATGATCCTGCATGAACTGCGATTCTTGAATGTAAATGAACGTAACCATTAACGTAAGCCATGATTACTTCATTTGCATCTTTGAAGATCTTACCTTCTCCAATTGAACCTTCACGCTCTAATGTTAAGTAGTAGTTACCTAATACCATATCCTGAGATGGTGTAACAACTGGTTTACCATCTTTCGGGTTAAGGATGTTCTGTGCCGCTAACATTAACATACGCGCTTCAGCTTGTGCTTCTTTAGATAAAGGTACGTGAACGGCCATTTGGTCACCATCGAAATCGGCATTGTAAGCAGTTGTTACAAGCGGATGAAGACGAATTGCGCGTCCTTCTACTAATGTAGGTTCAAATGCCTGAATACCTAAACGGTGAAGTGTTGGTGCACGGTTTAATAGTACTGGGTGTTCACGAATAACATCTTCTAAAACATCCCATACTTCAGCTTCCATACGCTCAATCTTACCTTTAGCGTTCTTAATGTTTGTTGCGATTTCACGTTCAACGAGTTCTTTCATAACGAATGGTTTGAATAATTCAAGCGCCATTTCTTTAGGAAGTCCACATTGATACATCTTTAAGTTTGGTCCTACAACGATAACCGAACGCCCAGAATAGTCAACACGTTTACCAAGTAAGTTTTGACGGAAACGTCCTTGTTTACCTTTAAGCATGTGTGATAATGATTTTAATGGGCGGTTACCTGGTCCAGTAACTGGACGGCCACGACGCCCATTATCGATTAACGCATCTACTGCTTCTTGTAACATACGTTTTTCGTTTTGAACGATGATGCCAGGAGCACCTAAGTCTAATAAACGTTTTAAACGGTTGTTACGGTTAATAACACGACGGTATAAATCGTTTAAATCACTGGTTGCAAAACGTCCACCATCTAATTGAACCATCGGACGGATTTCAGGTGGAATGATTGGTAATACGTCTAAAATCATCCATGATGGATCATTTCCTGAGTTACGGAATGATTCTACAACTTCTAAACGTTTAATCGCACGCGTTAAACGTTGTCCTGTTGCAGACTCTAACTCTTCACGTAATGTGCGTAATTCCTGATCTAAATCGATATCAGTCAGTAAATCTTTAATTGCTTCAGCACCCATTTTAGCAATGAACTGTCCTGGGAACTTATCATAATACTCACGGTATTCTCTTTCAGATAATAACGTTTTCTTTTCTAGACCAGTTGGTCCTGGCTCAATCACAACGTAAGAAGCAAAGTAGATAACTTCTTCTAATGAACGTGGTGACATATCTAATAATAATCCCATACGTGATGGAATACCTTTAAAGTACCAAATATGTGAAACCGGTGCTGCAAGTTCGATGTGACCCATACGTTCACGACGTACTTTTGATTTTGTTACTTCAACGCCACAACGGTCACAGACCATACCTTTGTAACGTACACGTTTATATTTTCCACAGCTACATTCCCAGTCTTTTGTCGGACCGAAAATCTTCTCACAGAATAAACCATCTCTTTCAGGTTTTAATGTACGGTAGTTAATTGTTTCTGGCTTTTTAACCTCACCGAAACTCCAAGAACGGATTTTTTCAGGTGAAGCGAGACCTATCTTCATGTAATGAAAGTTATTTACATCAATCAAAGCCCTACCTCCTTAGTATATTAAAAATTTTTCTTTATCGTAATGACTATAGAGATGATTCAGCAAAAGCTGAATCATCGGTTAATTCTTCCGAGACAGTGATTATTCAGTGATCTCAGCTTCTGGCATAGGCGCTTTAGCAATGTTAATCTTTGAATCAACGAAATCGTCATCTTCTAAATCACGCATTTCAATTTCTTCATCTTTGTTATCCATTACTTTAACGTCTAATCCTAAACTTTGTAACTCTTTCATAAGTACGCGGAATGATTCCGGAACACCTGGACGTGGGATGTTTTCGCCTTTAACGATTGCTTCGTAAGTTTTAACACGCCCTACAGTATCATCTGATTTGTACGTTAAGATTTCTTGTAATGTGTAAGCTGCACCATATGCTTCAAGTGCCCATACTTCCATCTCACCGAAACGTTGTCCACCGAATTGCGCTTTACCACCTAATGGTTGTTGTGTAACAAGTGAGTACGGTCCAGTTGAACGTGCATGTAACTTATCGTCAACCATGTGTGCAAGTTTAAGCATGTACATTACACCTACAGATACACGGTTATCGAATGGTTCACCTGTACGACCATCATAGAGAACAGTCTTACCGTCACGTGCCATACCAGCTTCTTCAATCGTTGACCAAACGTCTTCTTCGTTCGCACCATCAAATACTGGTGATGCTACGTGCAGACCTAAGTTTTTAGCAGCCATACCTAAGTGTAACTCTAAAACTTGTCCGATATTCATACGTGAAGGCACCCCAAGTGGGTTTAACATGATGTCGATTGGACGACCATCTGGTAAGAACGGCATATCTTCTTCAGGTAATATACGAGAGATAACCCCTTTGTTACCGTGACGACCACACATCTTATCTCCTACGTGAATTTTACGTTTCTGAACGATATATACACGTACAAGTTGGTTTACACCTGGTGGTAACTCATCGCCATCTTCACGGTTGAAGACTTTAACGTCTAATACGATACCATCTGCACCGTGTGGAACACGTAATGAAGTATCGCGTACTTCACGTGCTTTTTCACCGAAGATTGCATGTAATAAACGCTCTTCAGCTGTAAGTTCTGTTACACCTTTAGGCGTTACTTTACCTACTAGAATATCTCCGTCACGTACTTCAGCACCAACAAAGATAATACCACGATCATCTAAGTTTTTAAGCGCGTTATCTGATACGTTTGGAATATCACGCGTAATTTCTTCAGGTCCGAGTTTCGTATCACGTGCTTCAGATTCATACTCTTCAATATGAATAGAAGTATAAACGTCATCTTTAACGAGACGTTCGCTCATGATTACAGCATCCTCGTAGTTATATCCGTCCCAAGTCATGAATCCAACGACAACGTTACGACCAAGCGCCATCTCACCAAGCTCCATTGAAGGACCGTCAGCTAAGATTTCACCTTTAGTAACAACATCGCCAACTGCAACGATTGGACGTTGGTTATAACATGTACCTGAGTTTGAACGTGCGAATTTCGCAAGTTTATATACATCTAAATCTGTTTCGATTTCTTTTCCGCCTTCTTCTACGATACGGCGAACTTTAATTTGGCGTGCTTCAACGTGTTCAACACGTCCTTTGTATTTCGCAACAACTGCAGCTCCAGAGTCACGTGCTGCTACGTGTTCCATACCTGTTCCAACAAACGGTGCTTCAGGGTTCATTAAAGGTACTGCTTGACGTTGCATGTTCGCACCCATTAATGCACGGTTCGAGTCATCGTTTTCTAAGAACGGAATACATGCTGTCGCAGCTGAAACAACTTGTTTCGGCGATACATCCATATAGTCCATACGTTCACGTGCCATAACTGTGTTATCTCCACGGAAACGACAAACAACTTCATCATCTAAGAACTTACCATTGTCATCTAAACGCGCATTGGCCTGTGCAACAACGTAAGCATCTTCTTCGTCTGCTGTTAAGTAGTCGATTTGGTTCGTTACAGTATTCGTCTCGATATCAACTTTACGGTACGGTGTTTCAATGAAACCAAATTCATTCACACGTGCGTAACTTGAAAGTGAGTTGATTAACCCGATGTTTGGTCCCTCAGGAGTTTCAATCGGACACATACGACCATAGTGAGAGTAGTGAACGTCACGCACTTCCATACCAGCACGTTCTCTCGTTAAACCACCCGGCCCTAATGCAGATAAACGACGTTTATGCGTTAACTCTGCCAGTGGGTTTGCCTGGTCCATGAATTGAGATAACTGCGAGCTACCAAAGAACTCTTTAATCGATGCGATAACAGGACGAATGTTGATTAATTGTTGAGGTGTTACAGATTCTGTATCCTGTAAACTCATACGTTCACGTACAACACGTTCCATACGGCTTAAACCGATACGGAATTGGTTTTGTAATAATTCACCTACTGAACGTAAACGACGGTTACCTAAATGGTCAATATCGTCTGTATCACCTACACCTGCTAATAAGTTAAAGAAATAACTTACAGATGATAAGATATCTGCTGGCGTAATACATTTCACTTCATCATCCGGGAATGCATTACCGATAATAGTCGTCGTACGTTTTTCCTCATCACCAGGTACGTATACTTTAACAGATTGAATTTCAATCGGCTCGTCTAATAAACCGTTATCTAGATCGTAAACTTTTTGGTTGGCATTGCTTTCTAATACGTCCATAATTTGATCTAAATTACGACGGTCAAGTAATGTACCTTCCTCTGCTACGATTTCACCAGTTTCTGTGTTAACGATCGGTTCTGCTAACACCTGGTTGAATAAACGGTGCTTTAAGTGTAATTTTTTGTTCATTTTGTAACGTCCAACGCTAGCTAAGTCATAGCGTTTTGGGTCGAAGAAACGAGAGTATAACAAACTCTTAGCGTTCTCAACTGTTGGTGGCTCACCAGGACGTAAACGTTCATAAATTTCAAGTAATGCAGCTTCTGTAGATTCTGTATTATCTTTATCTAATGCGTTACGTAAGTACTCATTATCGCCTAATAAGTCGATAATTTCCTGATCCGTGCTAAATCCTAACGCACGAAGTAATACTGTAATCGGAAGTTTACGCGTACGGTCGATACGTACGAATACAACATCTTTCGCATCAGTTTCATATTCAAGCCATGCACCACGGTTAGGGATTACAGTCGCGCCGAAGCTGACTTTACCGTTTTTGTCTACTTTATCATTGAAATAAACTGACGGTGAACGAACGAGCTGAGATACGATTACACGTTCTGCACCATTGATTACGAACGTTCCTGTATCAGTCATTAATGGGAAATCTCCCATAAATACTTCCTGTTCCTTTACTTCGCCTGTTTCTTTAATGATTAAACGAACCTTAACACGAAGTGGTGCAGCATAAGTTGCATCACGGTTTTTCGATTCATCTAAATCGTACTTTGGTTCACCTAATTTGTAATCTACAAACTCTAATGATAAGTTACCTGTAAAGTCTTCAATCGGAGAAATGTCTTTAAACATTTCGATTAAACCTTCTTTTAGGAACCAGTCATAAGATTTCGTTTGAATCTCGATTAAGTTAGGTAGTTCTAGAATTTCGGAAATTCTCGCATAACTTCTACGTTTACGATGCCTTCCGTATTGGATAAGTTGACCTGTCAACAGATTCACCCCTCAAAAAATTGTGGTGCACACTTATTCATATAGCGTTGTTAAGACAAAAAGAAAACGGAAATCAGATCATTCCATTTTCATTTTTTGCTCATCCGACATCTATAAAGATAGAAAAGTGCACACTTATTCATTTAAAATTTTACATTCTATTACTATAACAGAGAGATTGTATAAGGTCAACCTTTTACACTCTTTAATATATAGTAACCTTTATCTTTCTTAAGCACAGTGACATTACTAAAAACTTCTTCCATCTTTTTCTTAGCTGATGGCATTCCTTGTTTCTTCTGAATAACAACATAGAGCGCACCGTCTTTATCAAGCACTTTCGCACTGTCTTCTAAAATGCGGTGTACAACTTCTTTCCCAGCACGAATCGGCGGGTTAGAAATAACACAATCAAAAGTTTCAGAAACTTCATTTAAGCCATCACTTTTATAAACGTGTACATCTTTAATGTTGTTATGTACTGCATTCTTTCGCGCAAGATTTAATGCACGCTCATTAACATCAACCATATGTAGTGTACAGTCCGGGAAATGTTTTGCAATCATCAGCCCCATCGTGCCATAACCACACCCCACATCGAGCAATCGATTTTGATGGGCATCTTTAATCAAAGTTTCTGTCAGGAGCTTTGATCCAAAATCAACGCCTGACTTTGAAAACACGCCATTGTCTGTCATAAGTTTCAGCGCAATATCATTCAGATTAAATGAAATTTCCGACTCGTTACTTTCAACTTGCTGTTCTTCACTATAATAATGACTCATCATACACCTCACTATTTACCATTCGTTACTGTTAGTATAACAATTAAAAGCAATAAAAACCCGTTATAAAATATATAACGGGTTTTTATAAGATTCGTTAGTAGAAATTATTTAACTTCTACAGAAGCTCCAGCTTCTTCTAATTTAGCTTTTAATTCTTCAGCTTCGTCTTTAGAAACGCCTGATTTTACTACTTTAGGAGCGTTATCAACTAATTCTTTAGCTTCTTTTAATCCTAAACCAGCAGCTTCTTTAACAGCTTTAACAACTTTAATTTTTGAAGCTCCAGCAGATACTAATTCTACGTCGAATTCAGTTTTCTCAGCAGCAGCACCTTCGCCACCAGCAGCACCAGCAGCAGCTACAGGAGCAGCAGCAGTTACACCAAATTCTTCTTCGATAGCTTTAACTAAATCGTTTAATTCTAAAACTGACATTTCTTTAATCATTTCGATAATTTTTTCGTTTGACATGATTGTAATCCTCCATTTTTTATAAGTTTAATTTTTTAAGCACTCTTATTAAGATTATGCTTCTTCGACAGCTTCAGAACCGTCTTCTTTTTGTTCTCCAACCGCTTTAACTGCATATGCAAAGTTGCGGATTGGTGCTTGTAATACTGAAAGAACCATAGAAATAAGTCCTTCTTTTGATGGTAAAGATGCAATAGCTTTAACATCTTCAGCAGACGTTACAGTTCCTTCGATGATACCAGCTTTAATTTCTAATGCTTCGTTTTCTTTAGCGAAGTCAGCGATAATTTTAGCTGGAGCAACAACTTCCTCGTTTGAGAATGCGATAGCGTTTGGACCTGTTAAGAATTCATCAATTCCTTCAATTCCAGCAGCTGCAGCAGAACGACGAACTAAAGTGTTTTTGTATACTTTAAATTCAACGCCAGCTTCACGAAGTTGTTTACGTAGTTCAGTTACTTGCGCAACTGTTAAACCACGGTAGTCAACGATGATTGTAGATACTGAATTTTTTAACTGTTCAGTAATCACGTCAGCTTTTTGTTGTTTAATTTCGATCGCTTTTGTACTCATTGTGACACCTCCATTAAGATTTTCGTGCTTTTTTAATATAATTATTAAAAAAGCACTTTTCACCCATGGCAAAAAGTGCTTGAAGTTTTCAAGTCAAATTTCACCTCGGTAGGATTATTAAGCATTACGCCCCTACTGTCTTAGGTTATTTATAAAATACAAATTACACTATAACGTGAAATTTGAATCTTGTCAATTGTTTTCTAATTAGTTTCTAACTTCTGATGGGTCGATTTTAATACCAGGGCCCATAGTTGTTGTAACAGAAACTGATTTGAAGTAAGTACCTTTAGATGAAGCTGGTTTCGCTTTAGCTAAAACATCTTTAAGTGTGTTAAAGTTTTCAACTAATTTGTCAGCATCAAATGATACTTTACCGATTGCAGCATGAACGATACCTGATTTCTCAGCACGGTATTCAACTTTACCAGCTTTGATTTCTTGAACAGCTTTAGTAACGTCCATTGTTACAGTACCAGTTTTAGGGTTTGGCATTAAACCTTTAGGTCCAAGTACACGACCTAATTTACCAACTTCACCCATCATGTCTGGTGTTGCAACGATCACATCGAAATCGAACCAACCTTGGTTGATTTTGTTGATGTATTCTGAATCACCAACGAAGTCAGCACCTGCTGCTTCAGCTTCTTTTAATTTTTCGCCTTTAGCGAATACTAATACACGTTGAGTTTTACCAGTACCGTTTGGTAGTACTACAGCTCCACGGATTTGTTGATCGTTTTTACGCACGTCAATTCCTAAGCGGAATGCAACTTCTACAGATGCATCAAAGTTAACAGTGCTTGTTTCTTTCGCAAGTTTGATTGCTTCTTCTACTGAGTAGAATTTTGTGCTATCAACTTTTTGAGCGGCTTCTTGATACTTTTTACCTTTTTTAGCCATTTTCATTTCCTCCTTATAGTGGTTTTAGCGGAATTTCCTCCCACGAGCATTGCTATATACAATGCAAGAGCAGACGAGTGAACGTCTGCTTTAAATCTTGAATTTATTATTTAATTTCTACACCCATACTACGAGCAGTACCAGCAATAATTCTCATTGCCGCTTCTACGCTTGCTGCATTTAAATCTTCCATTTTAGCTTCAGCGATTTCACGTACTTGATCTTCAGTTACTGTAGCAACTTTAGTTTTGTTAGGCTCACCAGAACCTTTCTCAATTTTAGCTGCTTTCTTAAGTAATACTGCTGCAGGTGGTGTTTTAGTGATAAATGTAAATGAACGGTCTTCAAATACAGAAATTTCAACCGGAATAATTAAACCTGCTTGTTCTTGTGTACGTGCGTTAAATTCTTTACAGAATCCCATAATGTTTACACCCGCTTGACCTAATGCTGGACCAACTGGTGGTGCTGGA from Macrococcus armenti carries:
- the rpoC gene encoding DNA-directed RNA polymerase subunit beta', with protein sequence MIDVNNFHYMKIGLASPEKIRSWSFGEVKKPETINYRTLKPERDGLFCEKIFGPTKDWECSCGKYKRVRYKGMVCDRCGVEVTKSKVRRERMGHIELAAPVSHIWYFKGIPSRMGLLLDMSPRSLEEVIYFASYVVIEPGPTGLEKKTLLSEREYREYYDKFPGQFIAKMGAEAIKDLLTDIDLDQELRTLREELESATGQRLTRAIKRLEVVESFRNSGNDPSWMILDVLPIIPPEIRPMVQLDGGRFATSDLNDLYRRVINRNNRLKRLLDLGAPGIIVQNEKRMLQEAVDALIDNGRRGRPVTGPGNRPLKSLSHMLKGKQGRFRQNLLGKRVDYSGRSVIVVGPNLKMYQCGLPKEMALELFKPFVMKELVEREIATNIKNAKGKIERMEAEVWDVLEDVIREHPVLLNRAPTLHRLGIQAFEPTLVEGRAIRLHPLVTTAYNADFDGDQMAVHVPLSKEAQAEARMLMLAAQNILNPKDGKPVVTPSQDMVLGNYYLTLEREGSIGEGKIFKDANEVIMAYVNGYVHLHSRIAVHAGSFNNPTFTETQNNQLLLTSVGKVIFNEIMPESFPYINEPSLSNLEQRTPDKYFINATDITEEGLLKLLNETPLVKPFNKKFLGQIIAEVFNKFHITDTSMMLDRMKDLGFKYSSRAGITVGVSDIVVLPDKQEIIDAAEEKVDQVTKQFTRGLITESERYARVIEIWTKAKDDIQAKLMNSLDDLNPIFMMSDSGARGNASNFTQLAGMRGLMANPSGRIIELPIKSSFREGLTVLEYFISTHGARKGLADTALKTADSGYLTRRLVDVAQDVIVREPDCGTDRGLLVSAIREGSELIEPFIERLEGRYSRETVRHPETKEILVKSNELITPEIAKLIVDAGIEEMHIRSAFTCNTRHGVCEKCYGKNLATGEKVEVGEAVGTIAAQSIGEPGTQLTMRTFHTGGVAGADITQGLPRIQELFEARNPKGQAVISEINGEIIDINVVKDRMQEIKVKGENEVRTYLAPGNARLKVEIGQKIARGEVLTEGSIEPKELLAIAGLNATQSYLLKEVQKVYRMQGVEISDKHVEVMVRQMLRKVRIIEAGDTNLLPGALVDIHTFTDANRKVFKERKHPATAKPVLLGITKASLETESFLSAASFQETTRVLTDAAIKGKRDDLLGLKENVIIGKLIPAGTGMRRYRDVEYDKDLPKMEEAPVET
- the rpoB gene encoding DNA-directed RNA polymerase subunit beta; translation: MTGQLIQYGRHRKRRSYARISEILELPNLIEIQTKSYDWFLKEGLIEMFKDISPIEDFTGNLSLEFVDYKLGEPKYDLDESKNRDATYAAPLRVKVRLIIKETGEVKEQEVFMGDFPLMTDTGTFVINGAERVIVSQLVRSPSVYFNDKVDKNGKVSFGATVIPNRGAWLEYETDAKDVVFVRIDRTRKLPITVLLRALGFSTDQEIIDLLGDNEYLRNALDKDNTESTEAALLEIYERLRPGEPPTVENAKSLLYSRFFDPKRYDLASVGRYKMNKKLHLKHRLFNQVLAEPIVNTETGEIVAEEGTLLDRRNLDQIMDVLESNANQKVYDLDNGLLDEPIEIQSVKVYVPGDEEKRTTTIIGNAFPDDEVKCITPADILSSVSYFFNLLAGVGDTDDIDHLGNRRLRSVGELLQNQFRIGLSRMERVVRERMSLQDTESVTPQQLINIRPVIASIKEFFGSSQLSQFMDQANPLAELTHKRRLSALGPGGLTRERAGMEVRDVHYSHYGRMCPIETPEGPNIGLINSLSSYARVNEFGFIETPYRKVDIETNTVTNQIDYLTADEEDAYVVAQANARLDDNGKFLDDEVVCRFRGDNTVMARERMDYMDVSPKQVVSAATACIPFLENDDSNRALMGANMQRQAVPLMNPEAPFVGTGMEHVAARDSGAAVVAKYKGRVEHVEARQIKVRRIVEEGGKEIETDLDVYKLAKFARSNSGTCYNQRPIVAVGDVVTKGEILADGPSMELGEMALGRNVVVGFMTWDGYNYEDAVIMSERLVKDDVYTSIHIEEYESEARDTKLGPEEITRDIPNVSDNALKNLDDRGIIFVGAEVRDGDILVGKVTPKGVTELTAEERLLHAIFGEKAREVRDTSLRVPHGADGIVLDVKVFNREDGDELPPGVNQLVRVYIVQKRKIHVGDKMCGRHGNKGVISRILPEEDMPFLPDGRPIDIMLNPLGVPSRMNIGQVLELHLGMAAKNLGLHVASPVFDGANEEDVWSTIEEAGMARDGKTVLYDGRTGEPFDNRVSVGVMYMLKLAHMVDDKLHARSTGPYSLVTQQPLGGKAQFGGQRFGEMEVWALEAYGAAYTLQEILTYKSDDTVGRVKTYEAIVKGENIPRPGVPESFRVLMKELQSLGLDVKVMDNKDEEIEMRDLEDDDFVDSKINIAKAPMPEAEITE
- a CDS encoding class I SAM-dependent methyltransferase gives rise to the protein MSHYYSEEQQVESNESEISFNLNDIALKLMTDNGVFSKSGVDFGSKLLTETLIKDAHQNRLLDVGCGYGTMGLMIAKHFPDCTLHMVDVNERALNLARKNAVHNNIKDVHVYKSDGLNEVSETFDCVISNPPIRAGKEVVHRILEDSAKVLDKDGALYVVIQKKQGMPSAKKKMEEVFSNVTVLKKDKGYYILKSVKG
- the rplL gene encoding 50S ribosomal protein L7/L12, whose product is MSNEKIIEMIKEMSVLELNDLVKAIEEEFGVTAAAPVAAAGAAGGEGAAAEKTEFDVELVSAGASKIKVVKAVKEAAGLGLKEAKELVDNAPKVVKSGVSKDEAEELKAKLEEAGASVEVK
- the rplJ gene encoding 50S ribosomal protein L10, with protein sequence MSTKAIEIKQQKADVITEQLKNSVSTIIVDYRGLTVAQVTELRKQLREAGVEFKVYKNTLVRRSAAAAGIEGIDEFLTGPNAIAFSNEEVVAPAKIIADFAKENEALEIKAGIIEGTVTSAEDVKAIASLPSKEGLISMVLSVLQAPIRNFAYAVKAVGEQKEDGSEAVEEA
- the rplA gene encoding 50S ribosomal protein L1, with the protein product MAKKGKKYQEAAQKVDSTKFYSVEEAIKLAKETSTVNFDASVEVAFRLGIDVRKNDQQIRGAVVLPNGTGKTQRVLVFAKGEKLKEAEAAGADFVGDSEYINKINQGWFDFDVIVATPDMMGEVGKLGRVLGPKGLMPNPKTGTVTMDVTKAVQEIKAGKVEYRAEKSGIVHAAIGKVSFDADKLVENFNTLKDVLAKAKPASSKGTYFKSVSVTTTMGPGIKIDPSEVRN
- the rplK gene encoding 50S ribosomal protein L11, which gives rise to MAKKVIKVVKLQIPAGKANPAPPVGPALGQAGVNIMGFCKEFNARTQEQAGLIIPVEISVFEDRSFTFITKTPPAAVLLKKAAKIEKGSGEPNKTKVATVTEDQVREIAEAKMEDLNAASVEAAMRIIAGTARSMGVEIK